The following is a genomic window from Oncorhynchus masou masou isolate Uvic2021 chromosome 6, UVic_Omas_1.1, whole genome shotgun sequence.
GGTGCAATGCACCAGGTAAGTGTACCACGTGTGTATGGGTAAATTACAATACTGTTTGTAGTGCATCTACTCTGCTTGACAGCCCACATGTGTGAGTTATGATCAAGTCATATGGTTGTTAATGTTATAACTAGGTGTTGGCATCATTTTTGCCAGGGGACAAGGTGAGTGTAAACAATGTGCTGCTGACCTCCCATAAAAGATGTGATGAATAACATTACAATACTTTATTTCAGCACATGGTCGTTTGGCGGTGTATGTCATATGCAGCCTAAATGCTGCATTTGGAAAACAAAGATTCCCTATCAAAAAATACATCCAACATCCTCTACCATGCTTGCACCTGACATGGTGGATGGGCTACTCTCTGGTTCCCATTGTGCCATAGCAGGAGTGTCTATTAAGGGGCTCTTTGCCCTTCTAGTCCTGACTCTCCTACTGCCTCCAGGAGCAATGACCAGCTCCAAACCTATCACCTGCCACAAAACCTGTTTGTGCGCTAGCAACATCGTCAGCTGCTCCAAGATGAACCTGACCGGAATCCCCATGGCTCTGCCTCGCTACACCGCTGTGCTGGACCTTAGCTTCAACCAAATCAGTAAACTGAAAGCTGAATGGACCCCGGTCAAGCTCAGCAAGCTGCACAGTCTCCTGCTCAGCCACAATGGCctcacctttctctcctctgaGGCTTTTCTGTACGTCACATGGCTGCGTTACCTGGATCTGTCCTCAAACGGCCTGAAAATCCTGGAAGAGTTCATTTTCGAGCCCCTGGAGCACCTGGAGGTGCTGCTGCTTTACAACAACCACATCTCTCAGATCGACCGCACCGCCTTCTCGGGCCTCAATAGCCTGCAGAAGCTCTACCTCAGCCAGAACCAGGTGAAACGCTTCCCCTTGGAGCTGGTTAAGGAGAGGAACCGGCTTGAGAAGCTCACACTACTGGATGTGTCCACCAACCGGGTTAAACTCCTGCCCATACAGGAGCTCCAGGTCCTGCCTGCCTGGATCAAGAACGGTCTCTACTTCCACAACAACCCGCTGCCCTGCAGCTGTGAGCTGTACAGCATGCTGGCCCGCTGGCACCTCCAGGAGCTCAGCTCCGCCACTGACTTCAGTGACGACCACACCTGTCTACTCCCAGGCACGCAGAAGGAGAAGGTGCTTACCTTGGAGCTTAACAAGGTCCATCTTAATTGCAGCGCTGTGACCATCATAGGCGAGGAAGCCTATCTAGAGCAGGTTTTAAACCTGGGCTGTGACACCAGGCAGAGGGACGTGCTGAAGAGCTGGGTCTTGCCCGGCAATGTGCAGGTGGCCTCTGGGAACCAAAGTGCTAGGGTCCTCAGCGACGGCAGTCTGCAGATCGGCCCCCTCACGCTAGAGGACTCTGGGGTCTACACCTGTTACGCAGTGGGGGACTCCCTCAACGAGACTCTGTATGTGACTGTGGAGGTGCACAACACCACTCAGGCTGGAGGGCATGAGGGCATGAAGACTGCTTACACCACGCTGGTGGGCTGTCTGGCCAGTGCGGTGATGGTGCtcatctacctctacctcacaccctGCCGCTGCTTCTGCTGCTCAAGCCAGGGCCTGGACAAGAGGGCTCTGGGGgacagcctccactcctccactgtcAGTGTTTCTCCCACCCATGAGGACACAGGcccagagggaggtggaggaggagggggggccttCGATAAGCCTCCCTTCAACAGGCATGTGGCCTTCCCGGACCCAAAGGGCCTGATCGAGCAGAATGGGCGACTGAGCCcatgtggggaggaggaggaggagtggcaggaggaggacagaggaaagcagggacagagaagaaaGTCAGATGTGGAGTCTCTGAGCTCTGTGTGCTCAGACACCCCTATTGTGGTGTGAGAGGGTGTTTCGCTTCAACTAGAAGATCTTTCACATCAAAAcatttgggggaggggggaggatgggcGACTCAGCTGCCTCAGTAGGACTGTGACTTGATTATTAAGCAG
Proteins encoded in this region:
- the LOC135541089 gene encoding amphoterin-induced protein 1-like; its protein translation is MTSSKPITCHKTCLCASNIVSCSKMNLTGIPMALPRYTAVLDLSFNQISKLKAEWTPVKLSKLHSLLLSHNGLTFLSSEAFLYVTWLRYLDLSSNGLKILEEFIFEPLEHLEVLLLYNNHISQIDRTAFSGLNSLQKLYLSQNQVKRFPLELVKERNRLEKLTLLDVSTNRVKLLPIQELQVLPAWIKNGLYFHNNPLPCSCELYSMLARWHLQELSSATDFSDDHTCLLPGTQKEKVLTLELNKVHLNCSAVTIIGEEAYLEQVLNLGCDTRQRDVLKSWVLPGNVQVASGNQSARVLSDGSLQIGPLTLEDSGVYTCYAVGDSLNETLYVTVEVHNTTQAGGHEGMKTAYTTLVGCLASAVMVLIYLYLTPCRCFCCSSQGLDKRALGDSLHSSTVSVSPTHEDTGPEGGGGGGGAFDKPPFNRHVAFPDPKGLIEQNGRLSPCGEEEEEWQEEDRGKQGQRRKSDVESLSSVCSDTPIVV